The Methanomassiliicoccus sp. genomic sequence TCCTCGGAAACATCACCAACCCCGCCGCTCGCAGGATGATCACCGACGGACTGAAAGGCTTCTAGGCGGGCCTCTATCGCTCACCCGCTCTCCGCGGAAGGTCCAGTAGAACAGCGCTGCCGCGGCCAACAGCACAGCAGCCATTGTCCAGAACCCTCCCAGATACCATAGCGCGTTGCCGATGATGAGCGATATGAAGATGGGGCCGGCGAACTGCCCCACGTCCATGATGGTGTTCAAGAACCCCATGGTTGATCCGGACGATGATTGCACGCACAGGTCCGAGACCAATGCCTGGGTCGACGAAGTGACGGACGAGAATCCGAACCCGAACACCGCCGATAACGCAACCAGGATCAGTGGCTCCGAGGTCAGAGGATACAGCAGGACTCCCAGCGCGCACACCAGCAGACCTATGACGATGAACTCTCGTCTCCCGCGGCGATCGGACAAGCGACCCATGAGGGGCTTGGTCAGCACGACGGTTACTAGCTGGGCACCGCCGATGAGGGCCCACCATAAGGGGTCCAACCCATGATTGACGGCGTAGTCCACGGAGAACACCTCGAAAGCCCCGTAGGTCAGGTACTGAGCTGCCTCCATCGACGAAGCCACCAGCACTCGGCGGTCGGTGACGATGGACAGCAGCTGCTGCATGATCGGGGCACCCTTGCGCCCCTTACCTGTTGCGTCCCGCCCTTGGCCGTACACGGCCACGATGGCCACCAGTGCAGCGACGCCGGCCATCGACACCGCCCAGTAGACGTCCCGATAGTTGCCCATGGTAAGCACGATGATCCCCCCTCCCAGGAACGGGGCGACCCCCCGTCCGATGATGGTGGCCGAAGAGTAGAACGACAGCCTGGCAGCTTTGAGATCCGGGAAGTTGTCTACGATGGCGGCGCTGGCCACCGTCCCGAAGATCGCGGTGGCGAAGCCATGGTAGAACCTCACCGCCATGAGCTGTCCGGGCGTGGTGACCGCGAGGTATAGGAGCGGTGCGGTGGCGAAGATCGCTGCCGCCGTGTACATCACCCTCTTCCGTCCAAGGACATCTGACAGGGAACCAGCGGGCAGGGAAACGAGTATGCCAGGCAGGGTGGAGGCCGCGGCGATCAGCCCGAGGAGCGTGGTGTCAGCTCCCAGGCTCCTCGCGAACGGAACCAGGACTGGATTCTTGGCCATGGTCGAGCTGAGGATCGCCAGCGCCCCGGCGAAGCTGAGCCCATAGAAGAAGCGGTCTCTAGGTTCCATAACATCTCCACGGTAGCGGGGAAGAGAGATATTTTGCTTCCGAACGACATGTACCCTCGCCCCGATGGGCGAGGTCACACCATGGCTGGCAAAGAAGACACTGGCGAAGTTCTGAAATGGTACACCCGCTGCTTTATGTGCTCCAACAAGCTCCGCTGCCGCGAAGAGAAGGTAGAGCGCGGCTCCAAGAAATGCATAAACCTACTGAAGCTGAAGCACAAGGCCAAGCACTGATCAGGAGAGCGAGGAAAACTCGATCTTGGCCACCTTCCCCGGGGGAACGGTAACCCGGGTGAGGTGGGGAAGGCGTCCCTTCATCGCCACCTTCTCCCCGACCACCGCCACCGCCCCCTCGATCCCCGGGATTGAACACACGTCGTCGAGCGCTGTGCACATTGCCCCGTCCTCACCGGAGGTCAGGAGGTTTCCCAGCCGGGTGGCACAGGCGTCGGCAAGAGTGACATCGGCGGAGATCACCGTGGCCGCGTCGGAGATGCCGAAGGACAGGGAGGGGCCGATAGTGGCCGAGGAGGTGCAGATGCCGAAGACGCCCGCCCGGGGCGGACATAGGAAGCCGATACCCTTGACGAGGTCTCCGGCGTACAGTCCGATGCTCGTCTCGCGATCAAGGAGCAGGGCTATGTCCCCGCCGTTGTCGACGATGGCCTGGGTCGCCCCCGCCGCCTGCATGTCCAATACTGCCCGCTCGGCGACCGCCCCGGCCACCGCGGCCATGGGGCCCACGCCGGCCTTGACCGCGGAGGCGCACATGCGGGCGATGAGAGGGGGAGCTTCCTCCGGGCAGGGGTACGGCTCCAGCGTCATCTGGAATAGGGGATCGCGCCGAATGAACCGCTGGAGCACTTCTCTCGAGCGGAAGATGGACTCCTGTGCCGTTCCGAAGAACTCGTCCTCGGCGACGATGGTGACCGCGGTCTCCCCGACCTCGAAATGCCGCCTGTTCATGCCTTGAGCTTCATCGCCTTGGGCGGGCAGGAGGAGACGCACAGCCCGCACGCGATGCACTTGTCCAGATGGAAGATGACCTTCCAGTTCTGACGGTCCATCTCGATGGCGTCGGCAGGGCAGATGGACACGCACATGCCACAGTTGGTGCATCGTTCCTCGTCCTTGGTGACGAACTCGTTGAGCTCCTCGACCTTGACCCCCATGCCCTGGAGGTAAGCGACGCCCTTGGTGATCTGAGCCGGCTTGCCGTCGACCTCGATGAGCAGCTGTCCGCCCTTCTCCTTGACTTCCGCCCTCAGGATGTTGAACTTGAGGTCGAAGTCCTTGACCAGGATATAGGTGATCGGCTCGTTGACCAGCTCGGGGATGAAGTAGAGGTTGAACTTACGTTTGGACATCAGAGCACCTCCTCCTTCGAGCACACCTCAAGCACTTTCTGAGACCTGTCGGTAGGCATCGCCACGGCCGGCCTGGTGAGGGTGAACTGCTTTTCGTTGATCATCTTCTTCAACCGCTCGGCGATCACTTTTGCCTTGTAGTACGACGACAGGGAGGAAGTCTTGACCTTCTTGCCGAACAGCTCCACCGTGCCGCTGCGCAGCTGGGCGTAGCTGACCTCCATCATCGGCTTGCGGTTACGGGACTGGATCGAGTAGTCCAGCACCGGAGCGAAGATCTCCTCGTCGGTCCTGGCGGCACAGGTCATCATGTCTTGGTCCAGGATGGGGATGGGTATTCCGATTCCCACGGCCATGGATAGTCCGTAGCCATGGAAGTCAAGGGCCCGGATGAACTCCGTGCTCATTCCGCGCAGGTCGCCTATGACTGCCAAGGTCCGGCCAGACGACGACGGGACGCCGTTGCGGTAGGGGATATTGGTCTTGAACTGCGTTCCCTCCCAGGCGACGTAGCCGATTCCTCCGCCGAGGAAGATGCGCGTCCCCATGCCAATAGTCCTCATCTGAGGGTCCTTGAGCAGTGGGGACAGCTGCCCGGCGCTGCTGTAGGTGGCGTTGCCGTAGTGCGGGAGCAACTTGCCCATGTAGGTGAACAGCGCCTTCTCCGAGGAGTTGGTCGCCACCCCATAGTTCTGATAGGCATTCCGGGGGTTGTACATATACGCCTGGTTCACGGACTTGAGCGAAATGTAGGTGTCGATGTCCCGGCGTGGATAGCAGTCGGTGCCCCGGCCGGTGGCGCGGAGGTGTACCGCCTCACCGGCGATCAGCGATTCGATGACATGGGCGCCGCCGTACTCATGGCCGTCGCCCTCCCTTTCCTCCGTCGCCCCGATGTAAGCGTCCACCGCGGCCAGGCCGGTGTAGGCGGGCACGTCATTCAACCATACCTTGCTCATGCGTATGGGCGGCTCGGCATGCCCGAAGTTGATGAAAGCGCCCGAGGAACACATGGCGCCGAAGGTACCCGTAGTTACTACGTCCACCTCCTTGGTGGCCTTCTCGATTCCCTGGCTTTCTACCAGCTGGATGGCCTCCTCCGCGGTCATGACCACCGCGTCGCCCTTCTCGATCTTGGCGTTGATCTCCTCGTATGTCCTCTTCAACATCTCACCCTATAGAAGCTTCTTGGCGTACGCCAGCTCGGCGTTGAGCACCGACCCGCCCGCGCCACCCCGGAGGGTGTTGTGGGAGAGCACGAACATCTTGAAATAGGTACCTTTCTTACGAACGCGACCGACCACGCTGCTCATGCCTCGGGCCCTCTCCGGCTCTCCGGCATTGGCATCCATGGCGGGCTGGGGCCTATTGTTCTCGCGGCGCACGATGATCGGCCGCAGGGGGGCGGTAGCCAGTTTCAGCGTCTGAGGCTCGGCCCTGAACTCCTCCATGGCCTTGATGAGATCCTCAATCTCGGCGTCCTTGATGGTCCTCAGGGTCACCGACTCCAGGTGGCCGTCGATGACCGGCACCCGGGCGCAGTTGGCCAGCGTCTCCACGGGATGTTCTACGAACTTACCTTCCTGCACCGACCCCAGGATCTTGGCCAGTTCGCTCTCCATCTTCTCCTCTTCGGATTTGATGTAGGGGACAACATTGCTCATGATGTCCAGTGACGGTACCCCAGGGTAGCCGGCCCCGGAGATGGCCTGGTAGGTCGATATGCAGGCGAACTCCAGCCCGAACGCCGAGTCCACTGCCTTTAATGGGATGGCGATCCCGGTGGTCGAGCAGTTGGCGTTGGTGACGATGTACCCGCCCTCGCTGAAGGTGGACTGTTTCCTCACCATCTCGATGTGGTCGGAGTTGCACTCCGGGATCAGTAGGGGCACGTCCGCGTCCATGCGGTGGGGCGCGGCGTTGGAGAACACCGCGCAGCCGGCCTTTGCCAGCTGGGTCTCGAAGTCGCCGGCGATGTCGGTGGGGAGTCCGGAGAAGGCAACCCTGCTAGCCTTGGCGATCTTGGCCACGTCCAGCTGCTCGATCCGCATCTCCATGGTGTCTTCCTTGAACTGGTAGTCCCTGACCTTCAGGGTGTCCCCGAGCTTCTTGCCTTCGGACCGCTCCGAGGCGTACAGTCCAGCGATTTCGAACTGCGGGTGGTCCTCCAGCAGCTGCACGAATCGCTGCCCGATCATCCCTGTGGCGCCTAGGACGGCGACCTTCACCTTTGCCATCTCTACTTACCTCCGAAATATTCCTTGCCCTCTTCCATCATGCGCTCGAACGCATCCTTGTCGCCCTTTACCGCGGCGTCCTTCAGGTCGTCGACGGCGCGCTGCAAGTACTCGAGGGCGTCCTTGTTGAAGGGGTTGAGATGCTGTATCTCATAGTAAAGCTGAGCGTTCTCCGATGCAACGTTGCGAGCGGAGTCCACCTGATGCTTGAAGGTGGTGGACGATGCCCGGTTCAGCTCCTCGAAGGACCGCCCGCTCTGGCGAAGGGCCTCGAAGAAGGCGATGTTGACCGCATGGCTGAGCCCTAGCACGTACGCCATCAGCGGGTCGTGGTCCTCCACCTCCATCTCGATTATGTTCGCCCCGTCGATCAGGGAGTTAGCCATCTCGATGGCGTCGGCCGAACCACAGTGACATACGATCACATTGCGGTCGACTATGGAGGCGGTGTCGGGACCGAACATGGGATGGAGAGAACACACCTTCATTCCCTTCCCCGCGCCTACCCTCAGTAGAGGGACCAGCGGGGTCTTGATGGAGGCTATGTCCAGTATCAAGCCGGCAGGCTGCATCGCCAATATCTGTTCGAGGACCCCGGGAGTGGTCGATATGGGGGTGGCCAATACGATGACCTCGGCGTCACGGACCCCTCTCTCAAGGTCCTTCTCCACTGGGAATTGGGGGTTCTCCCCTTGATCATGGATCCTTATCCGGTGGCCCCGGGAGGCGAAGAACCGGCACAGCCACATGCCCATGCGGCCGTTGCCGCCGACGACGAGGATGCGCTTGGACATCTGAGGCCGGGGGATATGTCCCTGCTGCTCGATGGATTCGCGTATGAGCAAGGTGGCTATCTGGCGGGCGGACTCGGCTGACATGCCGAACTCCTTGGCCCTTTCCACATAACGTCCGATGACCATCTCCTCCACCTGGGGAGCACGCAGAGGTATGGACTCGGCAGCCTTCATCTGCCCCATCTCCACCGCCGCGGCCGTACGGTTGGCCATCATACGAAGGATCTCGCGGTCGATCTTCTCGATACGCTTTCGGATGTCTTCTATGCTCTCACGCAATGAAATCACCTCTAAGGCACAGGTCGGCCAACACCAGGGCGGTGGCCGCTTCGACCACCACCACGGCGCGGGGGACGATGCAGGGGTCGTGCCTCCCCTCGACCCTGATGGTGGTATCCTCCATCCGCTCAAGGTCTATGCTCTTCTGCTCCAGGGATATGGAGGCTGTAGGCTTGAAAGCCACCCTCAGGTCGAGGGGCATGCCGTTGGACAGGCCGCCGAGCACTCCCCCGGCGTTGTTGGTCATGGTATGGACCTCCCCGTTCTCCACCAGAAAGGAGTCATTATGCTCCGAGCCTCTCATCCCTGCTGCTCTGAAGCCGACCCCGAACTCGATACCCTTGACTCCGGGGATGGCGAAGACCATCTTGGCCAGCTCGCCCTCGAGGGAGTCAAAGAACGGTTCCCCGACCCCGATCGGCAGGCCGACGCTCAGGCACCGCACGATGCCGCCCACACTGTCCCCCTCGACCTTAGCCTCCATGATCTCCTGGATCATTTCCAGCGCGATTTCAGGATCGGCCGCCCGCACCGGGTTCTCCCGGGCCTGCCGTCGCACCTCCTTGAGGTTGCGGTCCTCGGGGTCCTCCACTGACCCCAGCTTCTGGGTGTAGGCGGCGACCTGGATTCCGATACCGCGCAGTATCTCCTTGGCCACCGCCCCCGCGGCTACGATGGGCGCGGTCATGCGGCCGGAGAACTGTCCTCCTCCGCGCAGGTCCACGGTCTCACCGTACTTCTTCAGCTGGGTAAGATCGGCGTGACCCGGCCTCGGTACCACCTTGAACTTTTCATACTTCGAGGAATCGGTGTTCTTGTTGGCGATGAAGATGACCACTGGTGCTCCGGTGGTCATGCCCTCCATCACGCCGGCGAGGATCTCCACGCGGTCCTCCTCCGCCCGGGGGGTGCCCAGGGCCCCGGAGGGCTTGCGCAGGTCGACCTCCCGCTGGAGGTCATCGCGGTCCACCTGAACGCCCGCAGGGACGCCGTCCAGCACGCAGCCGATCCCCGGCCCATGGCTGGAGCCGAACAAGGTGAGCCGCAGCGCGGTGCCGATGGTGTTCAGGACGATCCCTCCATGCTGCAACCTAATGCACCCATGTCCTTGACGAATCCAGGGTATGAGATCCTGTAGCAATCGCCGTCGGAGATGGTGGTGGTGCCCTCGGCCACCAGCCCGGCTACGGCGGCAGCCATAAGGATGCGGTGGTCGCCCGAGGGATCGATGTTCCGCCCCTTCAACCTGGTCGGTCCTCGGACCACACAGCCATCATCCCGCTCTTCGATGTCCGCGCCCATGAGCTTGAGGAACGATGTGGTGGTGGCGATGCGGTCGCTTTCCTTGAACCGCAGGTGCCTGGCATTGGTAAGCTGCGATACGCCCGCGGCCTGGGTCGCCAGCACTGCCAATATGGGGAAGGCGTCGGGCATGTCCCCGACATCAATGGATGCGGCGCGCAGCTCGCCCTTCTCCGCGGTGACTGTGTCCCCGTCCACGCTGACCGGGGCGCCGAACCTTCTGAGCACGTCGAGCACACCCCGGTCACCCTGTCGGTCCTGAGGGTCCAGTCCGGTGACGGCCACCCTCCCGGTCAGTGCCCCGGCTACCAGGGGGAAGGACGCCGATGAGTAGTCCCCAGGGATGGCGTAGCTCCGAGGTCGGTATCGCTGGCTCCCCAGCACGCGGTAGCCGTTCTTTGTCTCCGTACTGATCACTTCGTGCCGGGCCATCATGTCCCGGGTGATCTC encodes the following:
- a CDS encoding MFS transporter, coding for MEPRDRFFYGLSFAGALAILSSTMAKNPVLVPFARSLGADTTLLGLIAAASTLPGILVSLPAGSLSDVLGRKRVMYTAAAIFATAPLLYLAVTTPGQLMAVRFYHGFATAIFGTVASAAIVDNFPDLKAARLSFYSSATIIGRGVAPFLGGGIIVLTMGNYRDVYWAVSMAGVAALVAIVAVYGQGRDATGKGRKGAPIMQQLLSIVTDRRVLVASSMEAAQYLTYGAFEVFSVDYAVNHGLDPLWWALIGGAQLVTVVLTKPLMGRLSDRRGRREFIVIGLLVCALGVLLYPLTSEPLILVALSAVFGFGFSSVTSSTQALVSDLCVQSSSGSTMGFLNTIMDVGQFAGPIFISLIIGNALWYLGGFWTMAAVLLAAAALFYWTFRGERVSDRGPPRSLSVRR
- a CDS encoding UPF0280 family protein, with the translated sequence MNRRHFEVGETAVTIVAEDEFFGTAQESIFRSREVLQRFIRRDPLFQMTLEPYPCPEEAPPLIARMCASAVKAGVGPMAAVAGAVAERAVLDMQAAGATQAIVDNGGDIALLLDRETSIGLYAGDLVKGIGFLCPPRAGVFGICTSSATIGPSLSFGISDAATVISADVTLADACATRLGNLLTSGEDGAMCTALDDVCSIPGIEGAVAVVGEKVAMKGRLPHLTRVTVPPGKVAKIEFSSLS
- a CDS encoding 4Fe-4S binding protein, with the protein product MSKRKFNLYFIPELVNEPITYILVKDFDLKFNILRAEVKEKGGQLLIEVDGKPAQITKGVAYLQGMGVKVEELNEFVTKDEERCTNCGMCVSICPADAIEMDRQNWKVIFHLDKCIACGLCVSSCPPKAMKLKA
- a CDS encoding homocysteine biosynthesis protein codes for the protein MLKRTYEEINAKIEKGDAVVMTAEEAIQLVESQGIEKATKEVDVVTTGTFGAMCSSGAFINFGHAEPPIRMSKVWLNDVPAYTGLAAVDAYIGATEEREGDGHEYGGAHVIESLIAGEAVHLRATGRGTDCYPRRDIDTYISLKSVNQAYMYNPRNAYQNYGVATNSSEKALFTYMGKLLPHYGNATYSSAGQLSPLLKDPQMRTIGMGTRIFLGGGIGYVAWEGTQFKTNIPYRNGVPSSSGRTLAVIGDLRGMSTEFIRALDFHGYGLSMAVGIGIPIPILDQDMMTCAARTDEEIFAPVLDYSIQSRNRKPMMEVSYAQLRSGTVELFGKKVKTSSLSSYYKAKVIAERLKKMINEKQFTLTRPAVAMPTDRSQKVLEVCSKEEVL
- the asd gene encoding aspartate-semialdehyde dehydrogenase, with product MAKVKVAVLGATGMIGQRFVQLLEDHPQFEIAGLYASERSEGKKLGDTLKVRDYQFKEDTMEMRIEQLDVAKIAKASRVAFSGLPTDIAGDFETQLAKAGCAVFSNAAPHRMDADVPLLIPECNSDHIEMVRKQSTFSEGGYIVTNANCSTTGIAIPLKAVDSAFGLEFACISTYQAISGAGYPGVPSLDIMSNVVPYIKSEEEKMESELAKILGSVQEGKFVEHPVETLANCARVPVIDGHLESVTLRTIKDAEIEDLIKAMEEFRAEPQTLKLATAPLRPIIVRRENNRPQPAMDANAGEPERARGMSSVVGRVRKKGTYFKMFVLSHNTLRGGAGGSVLNAELAYAKKLL
- a CDS encoding prephenate dehydrogenase/arogenate dehydrogenase family protein, which codes for MRESIEDIRKRIEKIDREILRMMANRTAAAVEMGQMKAAESIPLRAPQVEEMVIGRYVERAKEFGMSAESARQIATLLIRESIEQQGHIPRPQMSKRILVVGGNGRMGMWLCRFFASRGHRIRIHDQGENPQFPVEKDLERGVRDAEVIVLATPISTTPGVLEQILAMQPAGLILDIASIKTPLVPLLRVGAGKGMKVCSLHPMFGPDTASIVDRNVIVCHCGSADAIEMANSLIDGANIIEMEVEDHDPLMAYVLGLSHAVNIAFFEALRQSGRSFEELNRASSTTFKHQVDSARNVASENAQLYYEIQHLNPFNKDALEYLQRAVDDLKDAAVKGDKDAFERMMEEGKEYFGGK
- the aroC gene encoding chorismate synthase gives rise to the protein MQHGGIVLNTIGTALRLTLFGSSHGPGIGCVLDGVPAGVQVDRDDLQREVDLRKPSGALGTPRAEEDRVEILAGVMEGMTTGAPVVIFIANKNTDSSKYEKFKVVPRPGHADLTQLKKYGETVDLRGGGQFSGRMTAPIVAAGAVAKEILRGIGIQVAAYTQKLGSVEDPEDRNLKEVRRQARENPVRAADPEIALEMIQEIMEAKVEGDSVGGIVRCLSVGLPIGVGEPFFDSLEGELAKMVFAIPGVKGIEFGVGFRAAGMRGSEHNDSFLVENGEVHTMTNNAGGVLGGLSNGMPLDLRVAFKPTASISLEQKSIDLERMEDTTIRVEGRHDPCIVPRAVVVVEAATALVLADLCLRGDFIA
- the aroA gene encoding 3-phosphoshikimate 1-carboxyvinyltransferase; amino-acid sequence: MKLLVRGSAANGKVQAPPSKSYTHRAIVLASLAHGDSRLRDPLLSGDTLATLKGMEQFGAIARTEGRDLVIRGGKLKTPSAPIDCANSGTTLRLLSGIASLLRNDITLTGDESLRQRPMKPLLAALNEMGVKAASVKNDGLPPLTIRGPNHGRWAHIKGDISSQFISSLLISSALKELDTEIVITTPLMSKPYVEITRDMMARHEVISTETKNGYRVLGSQRYRPRSYAIPGDYSSASFPLVAGALTGRVAVTGLDPQDRQGDRGVLDVLRRFGAPVSVDGDTVTAEKGELRAASIDVGDMPDAFPILAVLATQAAGVSQLTNARHLRFKESDRIATTTSFLKLMGADIEERDDGCVVRGPTRLKGRNIDPSGDHRILMAAAVAGLVAEGTTTISDGDCYRISYPGFVKDMGALGCSMEGSS